A stretch of Burkholderia sp. HI2500 DNA encodes these proteins:
- a CDS encoding type II secretion system F family protein, translating into MQNLSVVQAVMLGGLFLFVAGGALVAMLLFAPRSIQRRVQQAGGAGAGATGVAGTGDGDDLTSRWVAKLVELSTPISKLSVPKEGWENSPLRIRLMNAGWRNQSAAALYFTAKTALALGLPCAALLVLITTSLGDERAILSVILVALAGIGYYIPNVVLSQRVKVRQRKIFEDFPDALDLLTVCVEAGLGLDAALMKVSEELRFSSEVVASELDLLLLEMRSGFTKETALRNLALRTGVEDIESFCAMLIQADRFGTSISESLRVLSDMLRTRRRMRAEERAAKIALKLLFPLIFCIFPALMMVLLGPAMIHVYRVLLPTFVGIGQ; encoded by the coding sequence ATGCAAAACCTGAGCGTAGTCCAGGCCGTGATGCTGGGCGGCTTGTTCCTCTTCGTGGCCGGCGGCGCGCTCGTCGCGATGCTGCTGTTCGCGCCGCGCAGCATCCAGCGCCGGGTCCAGCAGGCCGGCGGGGCCGGGGCGGGCGCGACCGGCGTGGCGGGCACGGGCGACGGCGACGACCTGACGTCGCGCTGGGTCGCGAAGCTGGTCGAGCTGTCCACGCCGATCTCGAAGCTGTCGGTGCCGAAGGAGGGCTGGGAGAATTCGCCGCTGCGCATCCGGCTCATGAATGCCGGCTGGCGCAACCAGAGCGCGGCTGCGCTGTATTTCACCGCGAAGACGGCGCTCGCGCTCGGGTTGCCGTGCGCGGCGCTGCTCGTGCTGATCACGACGTCGCTCGGCGACGAGCGTGCGATCCTGTCGGTCATCCTCGTCGCGCTCGCCGGCATCGGCTACTACATTCCGAACGTCGTGCTGTCGCAGCGGGTCAAGGTGCGCCAGAGGAAGATCTTCGAGGATTTCCCGGACGCGCTCGACCTGCTGACGGTGTGCGTCGAAGCGGGTCTCGGGCTCGATGCGGCGCTGATGAAGGTGAGCGAGGAGCTGCGGTTCAGCAGCGAGGTGGTCGCGAGCGAACTCGACCTGCTGCTGCTCGAGATGCGCTCCGGCTTCACGAAGGAGACGGCGCTGCGCAATCTCGCGCTGCGTACCGGTGTGGAGGACATCGAATCGTTCTGCGCGATGCTGATCCAGGCCGACCGCTTTGGCACGAGCATCAGCGAATCGCTGCGCGTGCTGTCCGACATGCTGCGCACGCGGCGCCGGATGCGCGCGGAAGAGCGGGCCGCGAAGATCGCGCTGAAGCTGCTGTTCCCGCTGATCTTCTGCATTTTCCCCGCACTGATGATGGTGCTGCTCGGGCCGGCGATGATCCACGTCTATCGCGTGCTGCTGCCGACGTTCGTGGGCATCGGGCAGTGA
- a CDS encoding type II secretion system F family protein, with protein MNTIFYGFVILTFVAVVLAIEGGYQWWNARHGAAARRIESRIRSMSAGGNVQQERLSILKKRMLDESKPFDRLLLRMPRVHRLDLVIQQSGLDWTLPKLIMLSTVFAAFAWLALSFATLPQLAALPVALFAGCLPMMYVMRCRGKRMRKLERQLPDICDMIARALRSGHSFTSTLGMVGDEFPEPMGGEFRVTFDEVNYGVSLHDALMNLVTRVPVQDLRYFVIAVLIQRETGGNLAELLDSIAALIRERFKLFDKVRVLSAEGRLSAWILGLLPFGTAAVMALLNREFLSVLWEDPAGIRMVGAMLVSMLFGLFWIRRIVRIRV; from the coding sequence ATGAACACGATCTTTTACGGTTTTGTGATTCTCACCTTCGTCGCGGTGGTTCTCGCGATCGAAGGCGGTTATCAATGGTGGAACGCGCGGCATGGCGCCGCCGCGCGCCGGATCGAATCGCGCATCCGCTCGATGTCGGCCGGCGGCAACGTCCAGCAGGAACGGCTGTCGATCCTGAAGAAGCGGATGCTCGACGAATCGAAGCCGTTCGACCGGCTGCTGCTGCGCATGCCGCGCGTGCATCGGCTCGATCTCGTGATCCAGCAATCGGGCCTCGACTGGACGCTGCCGAAGCTGATCATGCTCAGCACGGTGTTCGCGGCGTTCGCGTGGCTTGCGCTGAGCTTCGCGACGTTGCCGCAGCTCGCTGCGCTGCCGGTCGCGCTGTTCGCCGGATGCCTGCCGATGATGTACGTGATGCGCTGCCGCGGGAAGCGGATGCGCAAGCTCGAGCGGCAGTTGCCGGACATCTGCGACATGATCGCGCGCGCGCTGCGGTCCGGCCACTCGTTCACGAGCACGCTCGGGATGGTCGGCGACGAGTTTCCCGAGCCGATGGGCGGCGAGTTCCGCGTCACGTTCGACGAGGTCAACTACGGCGTGTCGTTGCACGATGCGCTGATGAACCTCGTCACGCGCGTGCCGGTGCAGGACCTGCGCTACTTCGTGATCGCGGTGCTGATCCAGCGCGAGACGGGCGGCAACCTCGCCGAGCTGCTCGACAGCATCGCCGCGCTGATCCGCGAGCGCTTCAAGCTGTTCGACAAGGTGCGCGTGCTGTCGGCGGAAGGGCGGTTGTCGGCATGGATTCTCGGGCTGCTGCCGTTCGGCACCGCCGCGGTGATGGCGCTGCTGAACCGCGAATTCCTGTCCGTGCTCTGGGAGGACCCGGCGGGGATCAGGATGGTCGGCGCGATGCTGGTGTCGATGCTGTTCGGGCTGTTCTGGATCCGCCGTATTGTCCGCATTCGCGTCTGA
- a CDS encoding CpaF family protein, with amino-acid sequence MSLREQMSLQRAQPLATGSEPAGPTHSSVRDAYQKLRREIHLAVLERVELERLSRMPQESVRMEIGLLITRILDEERLPANDIERRQLAIDVYDEMFGFGPLEALLRDPTVSDILVNTYRQVYVERFGQLELTDVTFYDDAHLMKVIEKIVSRVGRRIDESSPMVDARLPDGSRVNAIIPPSAIDGPLMSIRRFAVNPLKMDDLVRYHSLTPPMAELLDALSRAKVNVLVSGGTGSGKTTLLNILSGFIPRNERIVTIEDAAELQLQQPHVLRLETRPPNIEGKGEITQRTLVRNALRMRPDRIILGEVRGAEALDMLNAMNTGHEGSLATIHANTPRDALTRLENMISVSGLTLPPKTMRQQITSAISVVVQAARLTDGRRKIVSIQELTGMEGDIINMQEIFTFKRTGVDRDGSVRGHFCATGVRPKFVERLQAFGINLPDSLYDPSQRYETN; translated from the coding sequence ATGTCATTGCGCGAACAGATGTCCTTGCAACGGGCCCAGCCGCTGGCGACGGGCAGCGAACCGGCCGGCCCGACCCATTCGTCGGTGCGCGACGCATACCAGAAGCTGCGCCGCGAAATCCACCTGGCCGTGCTCGAACGCGTCGAGCTCGAGCGCCTGTCGCGGATGCCGCAGGAATCGGTCCGCATGGAGATCGGCCTGCTGATCACGCGCATCCTCGACGAGGAGCGGCTGCCGGCGAACGACATCGAGCGGCGGCAGCTCGCGATCGACGTGTACGACGAGATGTTCGGTTTCGGCCCGCTCGAAGCGCTGCTGCGCGACCCGACCGTTTCCGACATCCTCGTGAACACGTACCGGCAGGTCTATGTCGAGCGCTTCGGCCAGCTCGAACTGACCGACGTGACGTTCTATGACGACGCGCACCTGATGAAGGTGATCGAGAAGATCGTGTCGCGCGTCGGGCGCCGCATCGACGAATCGAGCCCGATGGTCGATGCGCGTCTGCCCGACGGCTCGCGCGTGAACGCGATCATCCCGCCGTCCGCGATCGACGGGCCGCTGATGTCGATCCGGCGTTTCGCGGTCAATCCGCTGAAGATGGACGACCTCGTGCGCTACCACAGCCTGACGCCGCCGATGGCCGAGTTGCTCGATGCGCTGTCGCGCGCGAAGGTGAACGTGCTGGTGTCGGGCGGCACCGGCAGCGGCAAGACGACGCTGCTCAACATCCTGTCCGGCTTCATTCCGCGCAACGAGCGGATCGTGACGATCGAGGATGCCGCCGAACTGCAACTGCAGCAGCCGCACGTGCTGCGGCTCGAAACACGCCCGCCGAACATCGAAGGCAAGGGCGAGATCACGCAGCGCACGCTGGTGCGCAACGCGCTGCGGATGCGCCCGGACCGGATCATCCTCGGCGAAGTGCGCGGCGCCGAAGCGCTCGACATGCTCAACGCGATGAACACCGGCCACGAGGGCTCGCTCGCGACGATCCACGCGAACACCCCGCGCGACGCGCTGACGCGGCTCGAGAACATGATCAGCGTCTCCGGCCTGACGCTGCCGCCGAAGACGATGCGCCAGCAGATCACGTCGGCGATCTCGGTGGTCGTGCAGGCCGCGCGGCTGACCGACGGCAGGCGCAAGATCGTCAGCATCCAGGAACTGACCGGGATGGAGGGCGACATCATCAACATGCAGGAGATCTTCACGTTCAAGCGAACGGGCGTGGACCGCGACGGTTCGGTACGCGGCCACTTCTGCGCGACGGGCGTGCGGCCGAAGTTCGTCGAGCGGCTGCAGGCATTCGGCATCAACCTGCCGGATTCGCTGTACGACCCGTCTCAGCGGTACGAGACGAACTGA
- a CDS encoding AAA family ATPase produces the protein MINILVASDDTARLSQIARLVADCGHYRATRATGRPSQIEHRTDGLDAFDILLVDGTSLEPSELSAIERICRAHASLTCILVTADASPHVLLDAMRAGARDVLQWPLDPQALGHALERAAAQSTRRDTDDTRIVSFMSCKGGAGTSFAASNLAFEIAEGFKRRVLLIDLNQQFADAAFLVSDETPPSTLPQLCAQIERLDSAFLDASVAHVTENFHVLAGAGDPVKAAEMREDALEWILGVAAPRYDFVIFDVGVCINPLSMVALDRSDQIALVLQPAMPHVRAGRRLLEILVSLGYSTDQMRLIVNRATRASDRTRTALEEVLGLHAACTIPDDADTVLEALNQGHPVSRVARGTGVVRALQGYAKQLVEGEVRAGHGATHSEPLMSRLFGRKATPKLKSM, from the coding sequence ATGATCAACATCCTCGTAGCTTCCGACGACACCGCGCGTCTTTCGCAGATCGCGCGCCTCGTGGCCGACTGCGGACACTATCGCGCGACACGCGCGACCGGCCGCCCGTCGCAGATCGAACATCGCACCGACGGGCTCGACGCGTTCGACATCCTGCTGGTCGACGGCACGTCGCTCGAGCCGTCCGAGCTGTCGGCGATCGAACGGATCTGCCGCGCGCACGCGAGCCTGACCTGCATTCTCGTGACGGCCGACGCGTCGCCGCACGTGCTGCTCGACGCGATGCGGGCGGGCGCCCGCGACGTGCTGCAGTGGCCGCTCGACCCGCAGGCGCTCGGCCACGCGCTCGAACGGGCCGCCGCGCAAAGCACGCGGCGCGACACGGACGACACGCGGATCGTGTCGTTCATGTCGTGCAAGGGCGGAGCCGGCACGAGCTTCGCGGCCAGCAACCTCGCATTCGAGATCGCGGAAGGCTTCAAGCGCCGCGTGCTGCTGATCGACCTGAACCAGCAGTTCGCCGACGCGGCGTTCCTCGTCAGCGACGAAACCCCGCCGTCGACGCTGCCGCAGCTGTGCGCGCAGATCGAACGGCTCGACAGCGCGTTCCTCGACGCGAGCGTCGCGCACGTGACGGAAAACTTCCACGTGCTCGCGGGCGCCGGCGACCCGGTCAAGGCCGCCGAGATGCGCGAGGACGCGCTCGAATGGATCCTGGGCGTCGCCGCGCCGCGTTACGACTTCGTGATCTTCGACGTCGGCGTCTGCATCAATCCGCTGTCGATGGTCGCCCTGGATCGCAGCGACCAGATCGCGCTCGTGCTGCAGCCCGCGATGCCGCACGTGCGGGCCGGCCGCCGGCTGCTGGAGATCCTCGTGTCGCTCGGCTACTCAACTGACCAGATGCGGCTGATCGTGAACCGCGCGACGCGCGCGAGCGACCGCACTCGCACGGCGCTCGAGGAAGTGCTCGGCCTGCACGCGGCCTGCACGATTCCCGACGATGCCGACACCGTGCTCGAAGCGCTCAACCAGGGCCATCCGGTGTCGCGGGTCGCGCGCGGCACGGGGGTCGTCCGAGCGTTGCAAGGGTATGCGAAGCAACTCGTCGAAGGGGAGGTGCGCGCGGGACACGGCGCGACGCACAGCGAACCGCTGATGTCCCGGCTGTTCGGCCGCAAGGCCACGCCGAAGCTCAAGTCCATGTAA
- a CDS encoding TadE/TadG family type IV pilus assembly protein yields the protein MNARHAPPSRRRAQRGSAIVEFALIAWILIMLLIGIFEFGRVLFYWSTASEAVRLGARTAVVCDVNAAGVVKRVRALLPLLSNANVSVNYSPASCDVNSCAFVTVSVTNVTVKTMIPFVNITVTMPPFTTTLPRESLTSATGGANCN from the coding sequence ATGAACGCGCGCCATGCCCCCCCGTCACGCCGGCGTGCCCAACGCGGCTCGGCGATCGTCGAGTTCGCGCTGATCGCGTGGATCCTGATCATGCTGCTGATCGGCATCTTCGAATTCGGCCGCGTGCTGTTCTACTGGAGCACCGCGAGCGAAGCCGTGCGCCTGGGCGCGCGCACGGCGGTGGTGTGCGACGTGAATGCGGCCGGCGTCGTGAAGCGGGTGAGAGCGCTGCTGCCGCTGCTGTCGAACGCGAACGTGTCGGTGAACTACTCGCCCGCGAGCTGTGACGTGAATTCGTGCGCGTTCGTGACGGTCAGCGTCACGAACGTCACGGTCAAGACGATGATCCCGTTCGTGAACATCACGGTGACGATGCCGCCGTTCACGACGACACTGCCGCGCGAAAGCCTCACTTCCGCGACCGGCGGCGCCAACTGTAATTAA
- a CDS encoding TadE/TadG family type IV pilus assembly protein — protein MKKPPFRRSRTRGAVAVEFALVLMPMIMLATGVAEFGRAIYQFETLTKATRDAARYLSVWLPTDSAYPASQAQCLVVYGSTTCGAAGTELVPGLKTSMVTICDAQRTTGCSDTSDPAQFANLPTYDSNNNASGGTATGAINVVEVKITGYKYQPIPAFPGLPSITFNNIVTVMRQVS, from the coding sequence ATGAAAAAGCCCCCGTTTCGCCGTTCGCGCACCCGCGGCGCCGTCGCCGTCGAGTTCGCGCTCGTGCTGATGCCGATGATCATGCTCGCGACCGGCGTGGCCGAGTTCGGCCGCGCGATCTACCAGTTCGAGACGCTGACCAAGGCGACGCGCGATGCGGCGCGCTACCTGTCGGTCTGGTTGCCGACCGACAGCGCGTATCCGGCCTCGCAGGCGCAGTGCCTCGTCGTCTACGGCAGCACGACGTGCGGCGCCGCCGGCACCGAGCTGGTGCCGGGGCTCAAGACGTCGATGGTGACGATCTGCGACGCGCAGCGCACGACCGGCTGCAGCGACACGTCCGACCCGGCGCAGTTCGCGAACCTGCCGACCTACGACTCGAACAACAACGCGTCGGGCGGCACCGCGACGGGCGCGATCAACGTCGTCGAAGTGAAGATCACGGGCTACAAGTACCAGCCGATCCCCGCGTTCCCGGGGCTGCCGTCGATCACCTTCAACAACATCGTCACCGTGATGAGGCAAGTGTCATGA
- a CDS encoding pilus assembly protein TadG-related protein — translation MNSAARHPKVMRRSLHRQRGAVAIIVGLALAVMIGFVGLALDLGKLYVTRSELQNSADACALSAARDLTSAISLSVAEADGIAAGHLNFVFFQNKSVQMSTNANVTFSDSLSNAFQTKNSVTKPANIKYVQCTATLSNIAHWFIEILNVLPGTKLANAAEVSASAIATVGGGQTTCAIPVFVCRGPSDPAYKVGDWISSPSGSSSTYGPGNFGWAALDGSTNEPTLASELSGNTCNITSPPDLATTGLKSASLRAWNTRFGIYTNGANGSSGQPDFTGYAYVGPNYGPPGTAGIKGDAYTQFVADRAAFKSYQGDGAPPTGSGINTNGTATASNYQNYGSDRRVALAPEGDCSTLKGSSGKVHVTQWDCVLMLDPLPFSSGSGAIVAHLEYLGSSVSGNNPCATHGLPGSGSASGTQVPMLVQ, via the coding sequence ATGAACAGCGCAGCTCGCCATCCGAAAGTCATGCGTCGCAGCCTGCATCGCCAGCGCGGTGCCGTCGCGATCATCGTCGGTCTCGCACTGGCGGTGATGATCGGGTTCGTCGGCCTCGCGCTGGATCTCGGCAAGCTGTACGTCACGCGCAGCGAACTGCAGAACAGCGCCGATGCGTGCGCGCTGTCGGCCGCGCGTGACCTGACCTCGGCCATCAGCCTGTCGGTGGCCGAGGCGGACGGCATCGCCGCCGGCCACCTGAACTTCGTGTTCTTCCAGAACAAGTCGGTGCAGATGTCGACGAACGCGAACGTCACGTTCAGCGACTCGCTGTCCAACGCGTTCCAGACGAAGAACTCGGTCACGAAGCCGGCGAACATCAAGTACGTGCAGTGCACCGCCACGTTGAGCAACATCGCGCACTGGTTCATCGAGATACTGAACGTGCTGCCGGGCACGAAGCTCGCGAACGCGGCGGAGGTGTCGGCCAGCGCGATCGCCACCGTCGGCGGCGGGCAGACGACCTGCGCGATTCCGGTGTTCGTGTGTCGCGGCCCGTCCGATCCGGCCTACAAGGTCGGCGACTGGATCTCGTCGCCGTCCGGGTCGTCGTCGACCTACGGGCCGGGCAACTTCGGCTGGGCGGCGCTCGACGGCTCGACGAACGAACCGACCCTCGCGAGCGAGCTGTCGGGCAATACCTGCAACATCACGAGTCCGCCGGATCTCGCCACCACGGGCCTGAAGTCGGCGTCGCTGCGCGCCTGGAACACGCGCTTCGGCATCTACACGAATGGCGCGAACGGCTCGAGCGGCCAGCCCGACTTCACCGGCTACGCGTATGTCGGCCCGAACTACGGGCCGCCCGGAACGGCCGGCATCAAGGGCGATGCGTACACGCAGTTCGTGGCCGACCGCGCAGCCTTCAAGTCCTACCAGGGCGACGGCGCGCCGCCGACCGGCAGCGGGATCAACACCAACGGCACCGCGACGGCGAGCAACTACCAGAATTATGGCAGCGACCGCCGTGTCGCGCTCGCGCCGGAAGGCGACTGTTCGACGCTGAAGGGCAGCAGCGGCAAGGTGCACGTCACGCAATGGGACTGCGTGCTGATGCTCGATCCGCTGCCGTTCAGCTCCGGCAGCGGCGCGATCGTCGCGCACCTCGAATACCTCGGCTCGTCGGTCTCCGGCAACAATCCGTGCGCGACGCACGGCTTGCCGGGCAGCGGCAGCGCGTCCGGGACCCAGGTCCCGATGCTCGTTCAATAG
- a CDS encoding type II and III secretion system protein family protein — translation MKIKPQCTGTGPLQTRVARGTMMAAILCSGWLTVYGALAQEGVESAALTKGGASAPAAVGKGPMQMTISMAPVAAAAPAAAAGPLRGPNCVGAVRESTSVSVPLGKSLLVPMPEPVRNRTIGNPAVAQATMVSPQTLYILGLAVGTTNMIVQGKSGACRVIDVAVGADAGGLQASLMQLMPSERDIHVSTAAGTIVLAGTVSSSMAAQQAMQIARAYGDSAGDPAGGGKAGGVLNMLNVTSPQQVMLEVKVAEVSKTLINQMGSALNIQGGFGSWSGALVSNLLAGVATGIAFSKANNKPFNLAADAQNTDNMVKILAEPNLVTISGQEATFLAGGKIFIPIPQSGSNGVSSITLQEEEFGVALKFTPTVLGNGRISLKVAPEVSELSQTGVTLSASNIGGTSILPLITTRRASTTVQMGDGETFAIGGLIKDNGTGALKALPGVGEIPVLGALLRSTSFQQDRTELIFVITPHLVKPLQTADVPLPTDSFSKPNEVDVYATGNMEGRGGVRKHGAQPVNGAAAAPQTPAQAPAPAPAPQSEAPAAPAAALPAPRAPQGTDAQPPAPAEPQKTPAPVAAAVSQHESANAARIARIEAAAARLAAAGSDTPAQPAGQPKRRTPAAAHAQQVVRVSAAPESTDR, via the coding sequence ATGAAGATCAAACCGCAATGCACAGGTACCGGCCCGCTGCAGACACGCGTCGCACGGGGCACGATGATGGCCGCGATCCTCTGTTCAGGATGGCTGACCGTTTATGGCGCACTCGCGCAGGAGGGCGTCGAGTCGGCCGCGCTGACCAAGGGCGGCGCCAGCGCGCCGGCCGCGGTCGGCAAGGGGCCGATGCAGATGACGATCAGCATGGCGCCGGTGGCGGCCGCCGCGCCCGCCGCAGCGGCGGGGCCGCTGCGCGGACCGAACTGCGTCGGCGCCGTGCGCGAATCGACCAGTGTCAGCGTGCCGCTGGGCAAGTCGCTGCTGGTGCCGATGCCGGAGCCGGTCCGTAATCGGACGATCGGCAATCCGGCCGTCGCGCAGGCCACGATGGTGTCGCCGCAGACCCTGTACATCCTCGGGCTCGCGGTCGGCACGACCAATATGATCGTGCAGGGCAAGAGCGGGGCATGCCGCGTGATCGACGTCGCGGTCGGCGCGGATGCCGGCGGCCTGCAGGCGTCGCTGATGCAGCTGATGCCGAGCGAGCGCGACATCCACGTGTCGACCGCCGCCGGCACGATCGTGCTGGCCGGCACCGTGTCGAGCTCGATGGCCGCGCAGCAGGCCATGCAGATCGCCAGGGCGTACGGTGACAGCGCGGGCGATCCGGCGGGCGGCGGCAAGGCGGGCGGGGTGCTCAACATGCTGAACGTCACGTCGCCGCAGCAGGTGATGCTCGAGGTGAAGGTGGCCGAGGTGTCGAAGACGCTGATCAACCAGATGGGCAGCGCGCTCAACATCCAGGGCGGCTTCGGTTCGTGGAGCGGCGCGCTGGTCAGCAACCTGCTCGCGGGCGTCGCCACCGGCATCGCCTTCAGCAAGGCGAACAACAAGCCGTTCAACCTCGCGGCCGACGCGCAGAACACCGACAACATGGTCAAGATCCTCGCGGAGCCGAATCTCGTGACGATCAGCGGCCAGGAAGCGACGTTCCTCGCCGGCGGCAAGATCTTCATCCCGATCCCGCAGAGCGGCAGCAACGGCGTCTCGTCGATCACGCTGCAGGAAGAGGAGTTCGGCGTCGCGCTGAAGTTCACGCCGACCGTGCTGGGCAACGGCCGGATCAGCCTGAAGGTCGCGCCGGAAGTGTCGGAGCTGTCGCAGACGGGCGTCACGCTGAGCGCGTCCAACATCGGCGGCACGTCGATCCTGCCGCTGATCACGACGCGGCGCGCATCGACGACGGTGCAGATGGGCGACGGCGAAACGTTCGCGATCGGCGGGCTGATCAAGGACAACGGGACCGGCGCGCTGAAGGCGCTCCCCGGTGTCGGCGAAATTCCCGTGCTCGGCGCGCTGCTCCGCAGTACATCGTTTCAGCAGGACCGCACCGAGCTGATCTTCGTGATCACGCCGCACCTGGTGAAGCCGCTGCAGACCGCCGACGTGCCGTTGCCGACCGACAGCTTCTCGAAGCCGAACGAAGTCGACGTGTATGCGACCGGCAACATGGAAGGCCGCGGCGGTGTTCGCAAGCACGGCGCCCAACCGGTGAACGGCGCGGCAGCCGCACCGCAGACCCCGGCCCAGGCACCGGCCCCCGCACCGGCACCGCAATCGGAAGCGCCCGCCGCCCCGGCCGCCGCGCTGCCCGCGCCGCGCGCGCCGCAGGGGACGGACGCGCAGCCGCCGGCGCCGGCCGAGCCGCAGAAGACGCCGGCACCGGTTGCCGCCGCCGTCTCGCAGCACGAATCCGCCAACGCGGCCCGCATCGCGCGTATCGAAGCCGCCGCCGCCCGTCTTGCGGCGGCCGGTTCCGACACGCCGGCCCAGCCCGCGGGGCAGCCGAAGCGCCGGACACCGGCGGCGGCCCATGCGCAGCAGGTCGTGCGCGTGAGCGCGGCACCCGAATCCACCGATCGTTGA
- the cpaB gene encoding Flp pilus assembly protein CpaB, whose translation MKNSRAVMMLVVAMVAGLAAVVFASHWLVQTSTSSVTPVAVANTDLNLGEPLGPNQIHMVSWPSGSVPNGAFTDTKGLEGRVVRTSLARGEPVIESKLAPVGTKGGLSAVIADGSRAITVRVNDVVGVAGFALPGNYVDVIVNTQEQQGKTDGQSISKIVLEHILVLAVAQQVSRDDTAPKVVNAVTLEVTPDQAERLDLARSVGTLSLVLRNQVDQKTLNTDGATKLTLLGKEPAPEAPPAPARVKTVRVHVASHAAPEVRRDCVGVLTGVKGSVECF comes from the coding sequence ATGAAAAACAGTCGAGCGGTCATGATGCTGGTCGTCGCGATGGTCGCGGGTCTTGCCGCGGTCGTATTCGCGTCCCACTGGCTGGTGCAGACATCCACGAGCTCGGTCACGCCGGTCGCGGTGGCCAACACCGACCTGAACCTGGGCGAACCGCTCGGGCCGAACCAGATCCACATGGTCAGCTGGCCGTCGGGCAGCGTGCCCAACGGCGCGTTCACCGATACGAAGGGGCTCGAAGGGCGCGTCGTGCGCACCAGCCTCGCACGCGGCGAGCCGGTGATCGAGTCGAAGCTCGCGCCGGTCGGCACGAAGGGCGGGCTGTCCGCGGTGATCGCCGACGGCAGCCGCGCGATCACGGTGCGCGTGAACGACGTGGTCGGTGTCGCGGGCTTCGCGCTGCCGGGCAACTACGTCGACGTGATCGTCAACACGCAGGAACAACAGGGCAAGACCGACGGGCAGAGCATCTCGAAGATCGTGCTCGAGCACATCCTCGTGCTCGCCGTCGCGCAGCAGGTCAGCCGCGACGACACGGCGCCGAAGGTCGTCAACGCGGTGACGCTGGAAGTCACGCCCGACCAGGCCGAACGGCTCGACCTCGCGCGCAGCGTCGGCACGCTGTCGCTCGTGCTGCGCAACCAGGTCGACCAGAAGACGCTGAACACCGACGGGGCGACCAAGCTGACGCTGCTCGGCAAGGAGCCCGCACCCGAAGCGCCGCCGGCACCGGCCCGTGTGAAGACGGTGCGCGTGCACGTCGCATCGCACGCGGCGCCGGAAGTGCGGCGCGACTGCGTCGGCGTGCTGACGGGCGTGAAGGGCAGCGTCGAGTGTTTCTGA